From Hymenobacter sediminicola:
TGTGAGGCGAACTTCCAGCTGGGCTTCCGGTACAGCAAACTGAATGGCGGCGCGGGCTCGTTCAGCCTTATCGGGGTTGCGGGCCACTAGTACCACACGTGCCCCGCGGCGGGCCAGCTCCCGGGCCGTCACCAGCCCAATACCACTGCTGGCGCCCGTAACCAATGCCGTTTTTCCGTGTAAGGAAGAAATAGAAGAAGCGGCCATGCGCAGAAAAAGGGAAGCGAAGAGAAGAAAAATACTGGCCAGCCGGCCGACATAGGTGCGTTAACGAAAAACTACCGGGTAGAAGTTCTGCCAATGTGCTGCCGGACGCCTACAAGCTACGCACCTGATACTAGCCAGCCACTAAAAATGCCGCCCCATTTCTGGAAGCGGCATTTTTAGTAGTACTTAAGTTCAACAAGCGTTGCTTAGAAAGGTAGGTCGTTGTCGTCGTCCGAGGCAATAGGAGCGGAGGAGGCGCGCAGGTTGGGGTTCTGGTTCTGAGCCGGAGCAGCAGCCCGGGGAGCCGCTTGCTGATAGCCGCCACCGCCACCCTGTGGAGCGGCAGCGCCGCCAGCCGCTGGCTCAATGCGCCAGGCTTCCAGGTTGGTGAAGTACAGCATCTGGCCGTTTTTGTTGAAGCCGCGGCCCCGCAGGTTGAACGCAATTTTAACTTCGTCTCCTACTTTATACTGGTCGATGAGGGCAGTTTTGTCCTGCACCAGTTGGAACTTGATATGCTCAGGGTACTGGCCATCTACAACTTCCAGAACAAATTCGCGCTTGCGGAATTTCTCGCTCACCTGCTGTTCGTCGAAGATTTCGTGCAGGCGGCCGGTAGCATCGTAAGCCATAAGGGTAATAGTTTGTGGGGGTGAAAACAGTCTATCAAACGTACGAAAAAAAACGGGTTCCGGCTAGCCTCCTTAGCACGACTTAGCGGCAGTAGCCTACGTACCTTTGTCTTACGTTTCCACTTTTCTTTCTGCTGCTCTACTTATGAATTCTTCCTTCGCACTGGCCATCCATGGAGGAGCCGGCACTATCTCGCGCCAGCTGATGACGCCCGAAAAGGAGCAGGCTTACCAAGCCGCGCTCCGCCAGAGCCTGGAAGCCGGCCATGCCGTGCTACGCCAGGGTGGGCCTGCTCTTGATGCCGTGGAAGCGGCCGTGCGCAGCCTCGAAGACTGTCCGCTGTTCAACGCGGGCCGTGGTGCCGTATTCACTCACGAAGGCCACCACGAAATGGATGCCGCCATTATGGATGGCCGCAACCGGGCTGCCGGAGCTGTAGCCGGAGCCCGCTCAGTGCAAAACCCCATTCTGGCCGCCCGCCTCGTGATGGAAAAAACCGACCATGTGCTGCTGGCTTACCCTGGCGCCGACGAACTGGCCCGGGAACATGGCTTGCCTTTGCAGCCTGCCGAATACTTCTTCACTCAGCAGCGCTACGACCAGCTTCAGGAGGCGCTGCAGGAAGGCCGTATGCGCCTCGACCACTCCGAGCCGGTACATCCCGAAACTACAGCGCCCGTTTCGGAGCCCGCCGCATTTGCCAGTAACGAAGACCCGAAAAAGAAAATGGGTACTGTGGGAGCCGTAGCCCGCGACCAGTACGGCAACCTGGCCGCCGCTACCAGCACCGGCGGCATGACCAACAAACGCTACTCCCGCATCGGCGACTCACCTATTATCGGTAGCGGTACCTTCGCCGACAACCGCACCTGCGCCATCAGCTGTACCGGTCACGGCGAGTTTTTTCTGCGGGCTGTGGTTGCGCACGATATCAGCTGCCTGATGGAATACCGCGGCCTGAGCCTGGCCGAAGCCTGCCGCGTAGTTGTGCACGACAAGCTGGCTCCCATTGGCGGCGAAGGCGGGCTGGTGGCCGTAGATGCGGCCGGCAACATCGCCTTGCCCTTCAACTCTGAGGGAATGTATCGGGGCAGCATCGGGTCGGCTTCCGACCTCTACATTGGTATCTACAAGGACTAGCGTGCCGGGCGTTTTCTGGGCCTATATATATAAGGAGTAGCCTGCCACTGTACGCAGGACATAAAAAGGGCTCGTATCCTGCAGGATATGAGCCCTTTTGCTTTTGAAAATGGCCTACTGAACTTCTGTAGATACCGGCGTCGCATTGGCATCCTGGCCGGCTGTCATGCGGATAGATTCGGCGGCCTGCTGGCGCAGTTTCAGGTCCGGATAGAATTCGCGCTGGCGTACATCGTAGAGGTTGCCTTTCACCAGCACGTGCAGCAGCATGCTTTCGATAGAAATAGCCTCGCCTTTTTTGGCGGCGGCGGCGTTGTTGTGCTCCAGCTTATGGCCATCCATAATGACCACTAGATTAGAGCCAATGGCCTCCAGCTGATTTCCCTCCGTGATAAGGACGCCAGTATCTTCGCCCAGCCCAATGCCGATGAGCTTGGGGTGCAGTGCCACGGCCTCAATAATCCGTCCGAACCGGCCGCGCTTCACAAAGTGCGAGTCGATGATGACGCTGTCAATCAGGCCGAGGCCGGTTCCCATCTTCACGGCGCCTTTCATCAGCGCATCGGGCACGCTGCCGCCCTTGATCATGGTTTTGGACATGGCCATGGCGCCAGCCGAAGTACCGGCAATAATGAAGTTGGGCTGCTCGTAGTAGCGTTGCTTCAGCACTTGCAGAAACTCAGAGCCACCGAACATTTCCGTCAGGCGCGACTGGTTGCCGCCGCTCATCATCACCACATCGGCTTGGCGCAGGCGCTCCAGGTACTCCGGCTGCCGGGCATCTTCGGGGGTCCGGATATCCATAATGTTCACGTTGTTGCAATTGAGCATCGTGAACGAGGATATGTAGATGCGGGCCACTTCTTCCGGAATCATAGAGGCCGTGGTGATGACCTCTATGCGGGGATCTTCCAGACCGGATTCCAGAATAACCCGTTTCAGAATGCCCAGCTCGAAAAAATTGAGGTAGTATTTCTTTTTAGTGCGGGGATTGGGATATGTGCCCTTGTCCTCGTTGCCGCCTATGGCAATAAGCTTACCGAGAGGTTTGGATGTCATCAACGCAAAAAATCAACTGAAGGAAAACGAAAAATAAAACTACTGTCGTCCGAATGCAAGCTTCGGGCCAGCCAAATCAGTGTCGAGCTTCCGGAAAAAAGATTCCCAGCAGAAATCCGGCGCTATGGTTTGCCCACTAATACGTCAAAGGTGCTCGTAGCGACTGAATGGTAATTGGGCCGGGCCTTGGCGTAGAGCTGGCGGGCCCGCTCCGCTCCGCCGGGTGTAGCCAGCAACGCTTTGTAGAGTGGGACCAAAAATTTGCGTCGGCCCACATGGGTTAGGAACTGATGCAGGGCTTCATCGGCGGGGGAGTAGCCGGCGGCAATGGTGTGCGGAAACCAAGCCGCCAGAATTTCGGCGTTGCCGGATAGCGTGAAGCCGAAGGCCGCGTCCAGCTCCGTGAGCTGCTGGGTAGTTATTGCTTTGGGAAGACCGTGCAGAAAATGCACCCATTCGTGGCTGCTCCATTCGTCGGTGTTCAGCACGCGGGCCGGAGTGCCTTGTTGCCAGTTTTGCAGTGCATCCTCTACGGCATCAAACCGAGCCGAGCCGACGGGTGGGGCCACGGCCGGGATGCCGGGCCGGTTGATCCAAGCATCGAGCTGGACCTGTTGCTCCAGCCCAGGATGCTTGTCCAGTAGCTCGCGGCGCAGGTACGCCACAAAGGAAGCCGTGTCCATACTCTGAAAACTGTGGCGGGCGAAGTAGTCCTTAATAAAGGTGTCCAGAGCCGGGCGGCCCACCAGGTGCTCCAATGTGAGTAGGAGGTAGTCGCCTTTCTCGTATGCAATTTCATTGAGGCCTTCGTCCGGGTCTCGTCCGGCTAGGTCCAGGTGCAGGTGGGTATCAGGGCTGGTCGCTCCGAGTTCCTCTACGGTATGAAGCAGGGCTGAGTGGCCGAGCACCTGCAGCATATCGGCGTAGGGGCGGCCATACAGCTTCTCCATAATGCGCCGCTCGAAGTATACTGTGAAGCCTTCGTTCAGCCAGAAATCATTCCAGGTAGCGTTAGTCACGAGGTTGCCGCTCCAGGAGTGGGCCAGCTCGTGGGCTACTAAGCTGGTCAGGCTACGGTCGCCGGCTAAAATAGTAGGCGTTACAAATGTTAAGCGTGGGTTCTCCATTCCGCCAAACGGAAAAGAGGGGGGTAGAACCAGCAAATCGTACCGTTCCCAGCGGTAAGGACCATACAACTCTTCGGCGGCAGCTACCATTTTCTCCAGGTCCTCAAACTCACTCGTTGCTACGGGCAGCGTTATTGGTTCGGCATAGATACCGGTGCGGGCACTGAGCGGCGTGAATTCCAGGTCGCCGATGGCCAGTGCCATCAGGTAGGCCGGAATCGGCTGGTCCATTCGGAAATGATACTCGCCAGTGGTGTTGCGCTCTTGCGGGTTGCTGGCACTCATCAACGCCAATAGCTCTACCGGAGCCTGCACACGGGCTTCATACGTGAAGCGGATGCCGGGAGAGTCTTGGCAAGGAATCCAGGTCCGGGCCAGAATGGCCTGCGACTGAGTGAACAGAAATGGATGCTGGCGGCCGGCCGTTTGCTCCGGGCTCAACCATTGCAGGGCGGCGGCGCCCGGCGTAGTCTGGTAGCGGATTGTAACGGTAGTCGTGTCGGGGCGGATAGCAATACGCAGCGGCTGGCCCAGCACGGCATCCGTGGCTCCCAGCTCAAAAGAGGTTGGCTCACCGGCTAGGCCGCCCAGCAGTACGGCTTCTATCTGCAGTTCCCGTGCATCGAGTAACAGTTCAGTAGCGCCGGAATTATGGAGCTGCCAGGTAGCTGTTCCTCGCAGGATGCGCTCCGTGAAATCTACCGCTAGGTCGAGCGCCAGATGGTGGACGCTGACCTGAGTAGGGCGGGCATAGCTGTGCGGATCGGGCGTGGTGTGCAGGGGGGAGATGAGAGAAGCAGGCATAAGAAAGGAGCAACTATATGGAGCCGTAGCCAGTGTAGTGAAGGCTACAGGGCGCGGCAAAGGTAGCCAAAACTGACCGCGCGGCTGGCGGAGGCTAGGTTTGTGGCTGATAGCAAGCTCCTCACTAAAGCAGGCAGAACGGAAGCAGCTATCCGGCTGTGACACTCATTTTGGAAGCCCGCCAATAGGGAAGTCTAATAACAAAACTGCTATCTTGCAGGCAGTGGAATAAGCTATGCCGTGGGCAACTAATCGGCCCGGAACACAGTAGAACGCGCAACTGGCTATTAGTATGCCGGTTGAGAATGTTCTTTTATTCCCTCTTACTTACCTGCATGAATTCATCATTTCGTCCGGCTTTCCTGACTACTCTGCTGTTCTGGCTTCTGGGCCTCACGATGCTGGCCTCTGCCTCGTCGTGCAGCCAGGAGCAGAAGGAGAAAATCAAGGACGCCCTGCCTGGTGGCCCGGCCAAAGCCGGTGGCCCCCAGCCAACCCTCGACAGCGTGTACATCGTGAAGTACATGAGTGCCGAGCCCAAGTTTAAAGACCAGATTGAGTGGGGCAAGAAGTTTTACCGGGAGCGAAATTTCCGCCTCGGGTGGTTCCGTAACCACGAGCTAGTGCCGCAGGCTAAGACCATGCTGGGCGTTCTGAACAAGGCCGCCGACGAAGGTCTTGATCCTAAAGAATATAAGACCAAGGACTTTGATAAGCTTTTCGCTGATCTGGAGGCTGCCCAATCTGACTCTACCAAGCGCAACACGCTGGAGAAGGAGATAGATGTAGCTCTGTCCGGCACGTATTTCAACTGGGCTTCCGATTTCTACCGGGGCACCGTAGACCCACGCGCTGTCAAGACCATTGACTGGCAGGTGAAGCGCAACAAAATCAAGCTGCACAAGGCTTTGATGACGATCCTGAAAGAGCGCGAAAGCACGTACCCGTATTACGAGTTCGAGCCGCTGCATCCGGAATATGACCAGTTGAAGAAGGCCCTAGCAGAATACCGTGCGCTACAGCGCAATGGCGGCTGGGCTACTATCCCGGCAACTACCAAGCTCAAGCCGGGCCAGACCTCTCCGGCCGTAGCGGCATTGCGCCAGCGCCTGCTGGGCACCAAGGCTCCGGCGACTGCGCCTGTTGCCGCCACACCAGCTGCCGCTACTGACCCGGCCGCTACTCCGGCCCGCACAGTAGCGAACAAGCCGGACAACACGGGCACTGCCGTTCCGGCCGCAGCCGCGCCCGGTGAGAAATATGATGCCGAGCTGGTGCAGGCAGTAAAGTCGTTCCAGACACAAAACGGCCTCAACCCGGATGGGGTAGTAGGGGGCGAAACGTTACGTTTGCTTAACATTCCGGTAGCCCAGCGCATCGATCAACTAATCCTGAATATGGAGCGGTGGCGCTGGATTCCGAAGCGCTTCGAGCCGAGCTATCTGCTCGTAAATATCCCCGACTATAAACTCCACATGATTGAAAACAACAAGGAGGTTTTCGACATGCGGGTTATCGTAGGGAAGGCCCTCAATGCCACCCCGGTCTTCAGCGACAAGATGGAATACGTGGTGCTGGCGCCTTACTGGAACGTGCCCTACAGCATCATCGATAAGGAGCTTCGCCCGAAGCTGGCGGCCAATGCACAGGCCACCCTCGACCGGCTCGATATGGAAGTGGTGAAGGGTTCCGGTGCTAAGGCTACTCCCATTGATCCTAATAGCATCGACTGGGCCAACTTAACTCCGGCCACCTGGAAGTACACGCTGCGTCGTCGGCCAGGACCTATGAATGACCTCGGCGACGTGAAGTTCATCTTCCCTAATTCCAACGACGTGTACCTACACGACACCCCGCACGACGAATTGTTCAGCCAGGCCAAGCGGGGATTTAGCCATGGCTGCGTGCGGGTAGCGGAGCCACTGAAGCTGGCCGAATACCTGTTGCGCAACAAGCCCGGCTGGGACATGATGAAGATCGAAGAAACCATAGCCGGTCGGGAGGAGAAGTATGTAAGCCTGCCTGAGCATCTGCCGGTCTACCTAGTGTACTTCACGTCTTGGGTAGACGACGCCGGAAACGTGCATTTCCGAGATGATATATATGGGCATGATAAATCACTGGCTAAAGAATACTTCAATTAACTGGTGATTTACCCCGTTAGCTACCTACCGCTAACGGAGCCATGTTGGTTAGCTGTTACCGAAAAGCCCCGTTGTGCTAATACTGCACAACGGGGCTTTTGCTATACAGTAAATCCCCCAGCAGGATGGCAAGGGGTACGGTTGGATGATGGGTGAAAACGACAGTTTACATATGTATTACAAATGTAAACCAGGGGAATAGAGGGCGAGTCATTGTATACAATTGTATATCGGATGTAGAAAGGGCTAGCAGTTAATTACAATCGTACATTTGTAATCAAACGTACAGAACGGTTATGGTAGAAAGGATCAGAATGTTATTAGAAGCTAAACAGCTTACTCCAACTCAATTTGCGGATGCAATAGGAGTAGCCCGGCCTGTAGTAAGCCACATACTGAGCGGCCGGAACAAACCGAGCCTGGAAGTAGTGCAAAAGATCATAGGTGCCTTTCCCGACATTGCGCTGCCATGGTTGCTCAGCGGTACCGGCAATATGGCCGCGGAGCCTGTACGTAGTGCCAGTATGCCTCTGGAGCCTGACTTGGCTAAGGCACCTGCTAAACGAAGCAGTATAAAGACGCCAAAGGCCGCCCGTGAGACGCAGCAAGGCCTCTCCTTCGGGGACAACACTACCCAACAGAATACAGGCGCTCCTGAAGCATTTATGAGCACAGTGGATACACTGGCACGGCCCGCGCTGAATACTGACAGCCTGCAGCCCCGCGCCGCAGTTCCAATAGACACGGCGCCTACTATCCTAAACCAGGGAAGCAGCAGGCATGAAGGTGTTTCTGCTGGAAGCGTAAGCGCACCTGCTCCTAACCTAGCCTTGCCCCCTGCACCGCCACTCTTAGCTCAGGTTGCAGACAAGGAAAAGGCTATAAGGCGGATAGTCATTTTCTATCGAGACGGCACGTTCACGGACTATCAGCCGGAGCACTAACAGGTGCTTTGTAGCTATGCTAAAGGCTGTCAAGGGATACGCTGAAAGTATTTTAAATTCTGAATATATTTTATAAAACAGTGCAATTTGTCAGTAGGCTCTCTACAGCTTGTAAAAACCGTTTAAAGCACCTGTATTAGGTAGGTGGTTATAGTGCCTATATTTTCGATATAATACTTCATAGTACAAAATGTCATGATTTAATATTTGATGCTGACATAAATGTTGTTTGAGATTGTTAATTTTCTTTATATCAGTAATTTGTAGTGATGTAAATGAAGTTGTGGTAGATGTATGAAGAAGCAAAAAATGTTGCCAGATTTAATTTAGATAATCATATATGGGTTTCACGAGTCTAGCAGTCCTGCTAGCGACATGCTTTGCTAAGCACTTTGACAGAGTGGTTGGCAGGGTATAGTGAAAGAAATGACGGATTTCAACTGGCTAATAGAATTGGGGATGCTAAAGTAAGTGACAAGCCCTAGCTCGCTTTATGACTCTCTAGAGTAAGCAGGCAATGCGACAATCCGGCTAGGAAATTCAGTGAGGAGAACAAGGCCCCTGAGCCTGTTGACGAATAATGTGATGGAGCAATAGGGATGGTAAAAAGTGAATTAGCTTACTGTTGTTTACTTATGTAACTGTCGGCCTGGGCCCAGGCAGGTATTACTTCCGTCTTGATGTAGCTGTCGGCTGCTGTAATTCTAAGGCAGAAGTTGCTTTGTGATTTTAAGGGTGGTGCTTACCTTTGGGATATGAAAAAATTCCGTCTGCTTTTCCTGCTTGCTGCCAGCGCCCCGCTATTCCTGACTTCTTGCTCGCAAGCCCCCGACGCTGAGAAAGACCCCAATGCTGATGCGGAATACAAGCGTGCCCACCGCGCCGAGAATTACCGCGAAGCGCAACGTAGCAACGTTAACTACTAATTCCCTTACGGGTTCTGCAAAGGGTGTATAAGGCTGGCTCTGCCACATAAGGCAACGCCAACTTCAAAGCAACCACGCATCATCTTATAGAAAGCCCCACCCGACGCAAGTCAGGTGGGGCTTTAAGATTTTAGGACCAAGGGCGAAGCGCCTGCGCGGGCTAAGCAAATACGCTCGGGGCCGGCAGCAGATGAGGCAGCTGGATTTCGGCCAGCAGACGGTTCTCTAATAGGTCGACCCAAGTGCGCAGATACAGCACTACATCGTCGCGCTGGTTGTGGCGCAGGGCGTTTCGGCGCTCAAAAGGAATAGCAGCCAACACAACCGGGTCGGAAAGACGCTCCAAGTGCGTAAGGTCGGTACGGGTGAAGCCAGCAGCTAGCATTTCATCAATGGTTTGGTCGATGGGCAGGCCGCTGCTGGGGCAATAGTCAATCAGCTGCCGCTCCCAGTCGCCGTAGCGCTGCATAGCACGGGTGTGAATTTCGGCTTTAGTGAGCTTGGTAATCGTCTGCGCCAGATGGCCGCAGTTGCAGCTGCCCATGTGGCCCCACTGATAAGGCGCTTGCGTGGCAAGATGCTGGGCTGTGTCGCGGAGTGCCTGAATGACGGCAAGAGTACGGTGAGCCATAGGACTAAGAGCAGGAAGCGTGGCGGTTAACTACGATGTCAGCTGTAAAATGCTTAAGTCCTGCATTTTGTTTCACTTCGCGTGCTGCCTCACCGGGCCATCTGTAGATCAGGCATCCTGCAATGAAGCTGTTTACAGTACCTGTTAGCCATGAAAAAGGCCCTAGCAGGGTAGCCAGGGCCTTTTCAAATCAAGCAAATTCAGGAGGATCTATTGCGGGCGTCCGCCGCCGTTGCCGCCGCGGTAGCGGCGTCCCTGGCCACCGCTCTGGCCACCACCAGCCCGTTCTCCGGCCGAGCGTGAGGCCGGAGCTGCCGACGAACTTCGTTGGCCGCTGTGGCTGCGCTCCTGACCACCGCGGGGGGCGCCACCTGCCTGGGCCTGGCGTGGGGTACGCGCTGCACCAGTACCTTCGCGGCCGGGGCGGGCTGGGCGGCCAGCCGGGCCTTTCGGGCGCTTAATAGGCGAGCCGCCGTGCAACAGTACCGGCTCTACTTGGTCGGTGCTGTACGGGTGGTCTTCCACCAAGTCTATCTGGCGCCGAATGAGCTTTTGAATATCCTGCAGATAAGCGCGCTCCTCATCCTCAACAAACGTGAAGGCCGTGCCAAAGGCACCCGCGCGGCCCGTGCGGCCAATGCGGTGCACGTAGGTTTCGGGCTCATTGGGTACTTCGTAGTTGATGACGTGCGTCAGCTCATCTACGTCGATGCCTCGGGCGGCAATGTCAGTAGCAACCAGTACCCGCGTGCTGCCGGACTTGAAGTTGCTGAGGGCCCGCTGGCGGTGGTTCTGCGACTTGTTGCCGTGGATGGCTTCGGCCGGAATATTCACCTTGGCCAGCGCCTTCACCACTTTGTCGGCGCCGTGTTTGGTGCGCGTGAACACCAGCACCCGACGGATGCTCATGTCCTGCAACAGATGTTCCAGCAGAGCTGGCTTGTCGCCTTTATCAACCAGATATACTGCCTGCGTGACAGTATCGGCGGTGCTTGAAACAGGCGTAACGGCTACTTTCACCGGATTCGGCTTCAGGATGCTGGACGCCAACTCCTGAATCTGGCCGGGCATGGTAGCCGAGAAGAACAGCGTTTGGCGCGAAGTAGGCAGCTTTGGCAGAATCCGCTTGATGTCGTGGATAAAGCCCATATCCAGCATGCGGTCCGCTTCATCAAGCACAAATACCTCGACGTGGCGCAGGTCAACAAAGCCCTGGCCCATCAGATCGAGCAGGCGGCCGGGAGTCGCAATCAGCACTTCTACGCCGCGCTTGAGCGTCTGCACCTGGCTGTGCTGGCTCACACCACCGAAGATGACGCTGGAGCGCAGCTTGGGCAAATGCCGCCCGTAGGCTTTGAAACTTTCGCCGATCTGGATAGCCAGCTCGCGCGTCGGGGTCAGAACCAGGCAGCGGATACGGCCGGGCGCGTGGCGCTCTACCTGAGCCGTCTGGTGCAGAATCTGAAGAATAGGAACGGTAAAGGCGGCTGTTTTGCCGGTACCGGTCTGCGCTACGCCCAGCAAATCATGGCCTTCCAATACGTGCGGAATAGCCTGCTGCTGAATAGGGGTAGGGGTCGTGTAGCCTTCTTCGTGCAGGGCACGCAGAATAGGCTCAATAAGGTTAAGGTCGTCGAAAAGCATCAAGGGAAAATGAAAAAGCGAGGCCGCCAGCAGAGGTGGCGAAACCAGCAGACATACGGT
This genomic window contains:
- a CDS encoding L,D-transpeptidase family protein; translated protein: MNSSFRPAFLTTLLFWLLGLTMLASASSCSQEQKEKIKDALPGGPAKAGGPQPTLDSVYIVKYMSAEPKFKDQIEWGKKFYRERNFRLGWFRNHELVPQAKTMLGVLNKAADEGLDPKEYKTKDFDKLFADLEAAQSDSTKRNTLEKEIDVALSGTYFNWASDFYRGTVDPRAVKTIDWQVKRNKIKLHKALMTILKERESTYPYYEFEPLHPEYDQLKKALAEYRALQRNGGWATIPATTKLKPGQTSPAVAALRQRLLGTKAPATAPVAATPAAATDPAATPARTVANKPDNTGTAVPAAAAPGEKYDAELVQAVKSFQTQNGLNPDGVVGGETLRLLNIPVAQRIDQLILNMERWRWIPKRFEPSYLLVNIPDYKLHMIENNKEVFDMRVIVGKALNATPVFSDKMEYVVLAPYWNVPYSIIDKELRPKLAANAQATLDRLDMEVVKGSGAKATPIDPNSIDWANLTPATWKYTLRRRPGPMNDLGDVKFIFPNSNDVYLHDTPHDELFSQAKRGFSHGCVRVAEPLKLAEYLLRNKPGWDMMKIEETIAGREEKYVSLPEHLPVYLVYFTSWVDDAGNVHFRDDIYGHDKSLAKEYFN
- a CDS encoding helix-turn-helix domain-containing protein, producing MLLEAKQLTPTQFADAIGVARPVVSHILSGRNKPSLEVVQKIIGAFPDIALPWLLSGTGNMAAEPVRSASMPLEPDLAKAPAKRSSIKTPKAARETQQGLSFGDNTTQQNTGAPEAFMSTVDTLARPALNTDSLQPRAAVPIDTAPTILNQGSSRHEGVSAGSVSAPAPNLALPPAPPLLAQVADKEKAIRRIVIFYRDGTFTDYQPEH
- a CDS encoding isoaspartyl peptidase/L-asparaginase family protein produces the protein MNSSFALAIHGGAGTISRQLMTPEKEQAYQAALRQSLEAGHAVLRQGGPALDAVEAAVRSLEDCPLFNAGRGAVFTHEGHHEMDAAIMDGRNRAAGAVAGARSVQNPILAARLVMEKTDHVLLAYPGADELAREHGLPLQPAEYFFTQQRYDQLQEALQEGRMRLDHSEPVHPETTAPVSEPAAFASNEDPKKKMGTVGAVARDQYGNLAAATSTGGMTNKRYSRIGDSPIIGSGTFADNRTCAISCTGHGEFFLRAVVAHDISCLMEYRGLSLAEACRVVVHDKLAPIGGEGGLVAVDAAGNIALPFNSEGMYRGSIGSASDLYIGIYKD
- a CDS encoding cyanophycinase, with translation MTSKPLGKLIAIGGNEDKGTYPNPRTKKKYYLNFFELGILKRVILESGLEDPRIEVITTASMIPEEVARIYISSFTMLNCNNVNIMDIRTPEDARQPEYLERLRQADVVMMSGGNQSRLTEMFGGSEFLQVLKQRYYEQPNFIIAGTSAGAMAMSKTMIKGGSVPDALMKGAVKMGTGLGLIDSVIIDSHFVKRGRFGRIIEAVALHPKLIGIGLGEDTGVLITEGNQLEAIGSNLVVIMDGHKLEHNNAAAAKKGEAISIESMLLHVLVKGNLYDVRQREFYPDLKLRQQAAESIRMTAGQDANATPVSTEVQ
- a CDS encoding DUF3127 domain-containing protein — protein: MAYDATGRLHEIFDEQQVSEKFRKREFVLEVVDGQYPEHIKFQLVQDKTALIDQYKVGDEVKIAFNLRGRGFNKNGQMLYFTNLEAWRIEPAAGGAAAPQGGGGGYQQAAPRAAAPAQNQNPNLRASSAPIASDDDNDLPF
- a CDS encoding DEAD/DEAH box helicase, which codes for MLFDDLNLIEPILRALHEEGYTTPTPIQQQAIPHVLEGHDLLGVAQTGTGKTAAFTVPILQILHQTAQVERHAPGRIRCLVLTPTRELAIQIGESFKAYGRHLPKLRSSVIFGGVSQHSQVQTLKRGVEVLIATPGRLLDLMGQGFVDLRHVEVFVLDEADRMLDMGFIHDIKRILPKLPTSRQTLFFSATMPGQIQELASSILKPNPVKVAVTPVSSTADTVTQAVYLVDKGDKPALLEHLLQDMSIRRVLVFTRTKHGADKVVKALAKVNIPAEAIHGNKSQNHRQRALSNFKSGSTRVLVATDIAARGIDVDELTHVINYEVPNEPETYVHRIGRTGRAGAFGTAFTFVEDEERAYLQDIQKLIRRQIDLVEDHPYSTDQVEPVLLHGGSPIKRPKGPAGRPARPGREGTGAARTPRQAQAGGAPRGGQERSHSGQRSSSAAPASRSAGERAGGGQSGGQGRRYRGGNGGGRPQ
- a CDS encoding M1 family metallopeptidase, with translation MPASLISPLHTTPDPHSYARPTQVSVHHLALDLAVDFTERILRGTATWQLHNSGATELLLDARELQIEAVLLGGLAGEPTSFELGATDAVLGQPLRIAIRPDTTTVTIRYQTTPGAAALQWLSPEQTAGRQHPFLFTQSQAILARTWIPCQDSPGIRFTYEARVQAPVELLALMSASNPQERNTTGEYHFRMDQPIPAYLMALAIGDLEFTPLSARTGIYAEPITLPVATSEFEDLEKMVAAAEELYGPYRWERYDLLVLPPSFPFGGMENPRLTFVTPTILAGDRSLTSLVAHELAHSWSGNLVTNATWNDFWLNEGFTVYFERRIMEKLYGRPYADMLQVLGHSALLHTVEELGATSPDTHLHLDLAGRDPDEGLNEIAYEKGDYLLLTLEHLVGRPALDTFIKDYFARHSFQSMDTASFVAYLRRELLDKHPGLEQQVQLDAWINRPGIPAVAPPVGSARFDAVEDALQNWQQGTPARVLNTDEWSSHEWVHFLHGLPKAITTQQLTELDAAFGFTLSGNAEILAAWFPHTIAAGYSPADEALHQFLTHVGRRKFLVPLYKALLATPGGAERARQLYAKARPNYHSVATSTFDVLVGKP